In Papaver somniferum cultivar HN1 chromosome 1, ASM357369v1, whole genome shotgun sequence, a genomic segment contains:
- the LOC113357015 gene encoding uncharacterized protein LOC113357015 — translation MVEMVETPKAWLLILCASLLCVEYTIDALSYDHSATIECLEEPLKPQYNGGIIVNPQFTYGLTGWSSFGGNGGKIMQKKSKDGNSFIVAYNRYQPYDTFSQKIYLHKKKLYAFSAWIQVSHGKEPVTAVFKTTDGFTFAGSAVARSGCWSMLKGGLTVNSSGYAELYFQSNSINVEIWVDNVSLQPFTEVQWRSHQVEGIAKARKRDVKVHVIDSKGEVLQGANIHFRPRQSKASFPFGCVINKDILGNQAYQSWFTSRFSVTVFGNELKWYSTERVRGVENYTDADAMLAFAKQNGISVRGHCIFWDDPYYQPEWVKSLSPAELKDAAYKRLQSVVSRYSGKFVGWDVNNENLHHQFFEQMLGANASDVFFQMAYQLDPTRMFMNEYNTIEWSGETVASPAQYLTKLQEIRSFYKGPTGIGVESHFITLNIPYVRAALDTLASAGVPIWLTELDVYSADQAFHLEQILREAHAHPAVQGIVLWAARTAAGCYRMCLADEKYNNLPTGDVVDKLINEWKPYSVDGEIGSDGEFKTSLFHGEYDLTIYHPSTNTTLNRMFKVAAPEISAQNLKDTVSPMILHLQVDIKGIDIYNSCVLCGDDTESQEHIFLHCKIAHRVWSSVLPKEGWSWAIPRNMQMLVLGWNQVHFTTAGKFLRDLIPAAVIYTIWSERNRRIFEMNYNFKTDSDLCIEAKSLILAWASASGQRIQNFSSTIFNNWDALFM, via the exons ATGGTGGAGATGGTCGAGACGCCTAAAGCATGGCTTTTGATTCTGTGTGCTTCTCTACTTTGTGTAGAGTACACCATCGACGCATTGTCTTACGATCACTCAGCAACCATTGAG TGTTTAGAAGAACCTTTGAAACCGCAATACAACGGGGGGATAATAGTTAATCCACAGTTCACATATGGTCTCACAGGATGGTCTTCTTTTGGTGGGAACGGCGGAAAGATAATGCAGAAGAAGTCAAAGGATGGAAATAGCTTCATCGTCGCATACAACAGATATCAACCCTACGATACCTTCTCACAAAAGATTTACCTACATAAGAAAAAGCTCTATGCATTTTCCG CTTGGATACAAGTTAGTCACGGAAAAGAGCCAGTAACGGCTGTTTTCAAGACAACGGACGGTTTTACATTTGCGGGTTCTGCTGTTGCTCGATCTGGTTGCTGGTCCATGCTCAAAGGTGGCCTCACTGTCAATTCATCTGGCTATGCTGAACTTTATTTTCAG AGCAACAGCATAAATGTAGAAATATGGGTAGACAATGTTTCATTGCAACCGTTCACTGAAGTGCAATGGAGATCTCACCAAGTTGAAGGTATTGCCAAG GCACGTAAGAGGGACGTGAAAGTTCATGTAATTGATTCAAAGGGTGAGGTTCTACAGGGCGCAAATATCCACTTCAGGCCTAGACAAAGCAAAGCAAGTTTCCCATTTGGGTGCGTCATAAATAAGGATATCCTAGGTAACCAAGCCTACCAGAGCTGGTTCACATCTAGGTTCTCGGTGACCGTTTTCGGGAATGAGTTGAAGTGGTATTCCACTGAAAGGGTCCGAGGGGTGGAAAACTACACTGACGCTGATGCCATGTTAGCATTTGCAAAACAAAACGGAATATCCGTTCGAGGTCACTGTATCttctgggatgacccatattacCAACCCGAATGGGTAAAATCCCTCTCACCTGCAGAACTGAAAGATGCAGCATATAAGAGGCTCCAATCTGTTGTATCGAGATACTCAGGGAAATTTGTAGGTTGGGATGTTAATAACGAAAACTTACATCACCAGTTCTTTGAACAAATGCTCGGGGCAAATGCTTCAGATGTTTTCTTCCAAATGGCCTACCAGCTTGATCCAACAAGGATGTTCATGAATGAATATAACACAATAGAATGGAGTGGTGAGACTGTGGCGTCACCAGCGCAGTATTTAACGAAGCTTCAAGAAATTAGATCGTTTTATAAGGGTCCAACAGGTATAGGAGTAGAGAGTCATTTTATCACTCTTAACATTCCTTACGTGAGAGCTGCCCTTGATACTCTAGCTTCAGCAGGAGTTCCTATATGGCTTACGGAGTTGGACGTATACAGTGCAGATCAG GCATTCCATTTGGAGCAGATCTTAAGGGAAGCCCATGCTCACCCTGCAGTTCAGGGGATTGTCCTGTGGGCAGCAAGGACTGCAGCAGGTTGTTATCGAATGTGCTTGGCAGATGAAAAGTACAACAACCTTCCCACTGGTGATGTAGTGGATAAGCTGATCAATGAGTGGAAACCATATAGCGTGGATGGAGAAATCGGTAGTGACGGTGAGTTTAAGACTTCGCTCTTCCATGGGGAATATGATTTGACGATTTATCACCCATCTACGAATACCACATTAAATCGAATGTTCAAAGTGGCAGCACCAGAAATTTCAGCACAAAACTTGAAGGATACAGTATCACCAATGATACTACATCTGCAAGTTGAT ATAAAAGGCATTGATATTTATAACTCCTGTGTTCTATGCGGCGACGACACTGAATCCCAGGAACACATCTTCCTGCATTGTAAGATAGCTCATAGGGTTTGGTCTTCGGTGTTACCAAAAGAGGGTTGGTCTTGGGCAATTCCAAGAAATATGCAGATGCTTGTTCTAGGCTGGAACCAAGTTCATTTCACCACTGCAGGAAAATTTCTCAGGGATCTAATTCCAGCAGCAGTAATCTATACCATTTGGTCAGAACGTAACAGGCGCATCTTTGAGATGAACTACAACTTCAAGACAGACTCCGATCTTTGTATAGAAGCAAAGTCATTGATCCTTGCTTGGGCGAGTGCTTCGGGACAACGTATCCAGAATTTCTCTAGCACCATTTTTAATAACTGGGATGCTCTCTTcatgtaa